A stretch of the Arachis stenosperma cultivar V10309 chromosome 6, arast.V10309.gnm1.PFL2, whole genome shotgun sequence genome encodes the following:
- the LOC130934663 gene encoding proline-rich receptor-like protein kinase PERK9: MAALAEVPWLDDDVRPPPPDADDREITIPWGGWVHERPPARRRSRARAVVGTPSPSAPTAAPSSSTTAAPSSSTVPPAAPEPTYLLVQRLFRFLERERRHVRRRLDRMDQALISLGAKLPPLPDSPASDEQDHQEEDAEAPTQQDAPPDAPDTTKTAQTHEEPVPHPQPEPEPTVVPSTDPPV; encoded by the coding sequence atggcggccCTAGCTGAGGTCCCATGGTTAGATGATGATGTGCGACCACCACCCCCTGATGCAGATGACAGAGAGATTACCATTccttggggtggttgggtgcacgagaggCCCCCTGCTAGACGTCGTTCTAGGGCTAGAGCTGTAGTGGGGACACCTTCACCATCAGCCCCTACAGCAGCCCCATCCTCCTCTACTACCGCAGCCCCCTCGTCATCTACAGTTCCACCAGCAGCACCTGAGCCTACCTACTTACTGGTCCAGCGTCTATTCCGATTCCTAGAGCGTGAGAGACGCCATGTCAGACGCCGATTagatcggatggaccaggcACTTATTTCCCTGGGTGCTAAGTTACCTCCGCTCCCCGATtctccggcctccgatgagcaggatcatcaggaggaggatgcggagGCACCGACTCAGCAGGATGCTCCTCCGGATGCCCCAGACACTACAAAGACAGCTCAGACTCATGAGGAGCCGGTACCACACCCACAGCCAGAGCCAGAGCCTACCGTTGTACCTtccactgatcctccggtttag